One window of the Amycolatopsis mediterranei genome contains the following:
- a CDS encoding UvrD-helicase domain-containing protein, with protein MGLGQHAKRVLQQQASALLTKHIPQLDADRRRILTALLVETAGHWRLFVRADPPDARADAFLIGPEGLFAVTIAARPPQPPGLHALVRHAEESCAGIRDGRGRELTGSAVHFVLITPGPRNAVRDAGPFRVLAETELAKLFKRTAPHLDRRQVEAIGEQARRILGGYVPLRVQAPGPSEPAAGFLDPGSLVEAEVAAAQLRPFDSWLTFLHPHQRAIVTRDYRGPARISGPAGTGKTVVALHRLRHVARRTAGPVLFTTFVRTLPPVHEAAFRRLAPEFGDRAEFVHLHAWVRRFLTARERPVDVDARGVRTAFGRAWSRHRAVLEPIERHDEYWRTEIDRVIKGRGFTTLEQYRRPAVRRGRELRLGPEQKAAVWQFYETYQEMLAERGLHDYNDVIDIALAELRRQPLETRYAAVVVDEVQDITLNGLRLIKELAGTGPNQLLLVGDGQQQVYPGGWRLSDAGIPVLGRGEVLRVNYRNRTEVLAFAQRFDARNEVDDLDGASGVALKNAEAGNTGGTAVSWRGTEADLAAELTRRIAGLTAPLGQTALILFQRQDLVRCRRILREAGIPVLSLDDYSGAPDDHLKVGTVHRAKGLDFQAVLVVEFPARPGESGAAAEEASELRDRQRLVAATRARDFLWWGVVEENGDTFGAAG; from the coding sequence GTGGGGCTCGGCCAGCACGCCAAGCGGGTGCTCCAGCAGCAGGCTTCGGCACTGCTCACGAAGCACATCCCGCAGCTGGACGCCGACCGGCGCCGGATCCTCACCGCCCTGCTCGTCGAGACCGCGGGACACTGGCGGCTCTTCGTGCGAGCCGATCCACCGGACGCCCGCGCGGACGCCTTCCTCATCGGCCCCGAGGGCCTCTTCGCCGTCACCATCGCCGCCCGCCCACCGCAACCGCCCGGCCTCCACGCGCTCGTCCGGCACGCCGAAGAAAGCTGTGCCGGCATCCGGGACGGCCGCGGCCGGGAACTCACCGGCAGTGCCGTCCACTTCGTGCTGATCACCCCCGGTCCCCGGAACGCCGTCCGCGATGCGGGACCGTTCCGCGTCCTCGCGGAGACCGAGCTGGCGAAGCTGTTCAAGCGCACCGCACCACACCTCGACCGGCGGCAGGTCGAAGCCATCGGCGAGCAGGCCCGGCGAATCCTCGGGGGCTACGTCCCGCTGCGCGTCCAGGCGCCCGGACCCAGCGAGCCGGCAGCCGGGTTCCTCGACCCCGGCAGTCTCGTCGAAGCCGAGGTCGCCGCCGCCCAGCTGCGGCCGTTCGACTCGTGGCTGACCTTCCTGCACCCGCACCAGCGGGCGATCGTCACGCGCGACTACCGCGGGCCGGCCCGGATCAGCGGTCCCGCCGGGACCGGCAAGACCGTCGTCGCGCTGCACCGGCTGCGGCACGTCGCCCGGCGGACCGCCGGGCCCGTGCTGTTCACCACGTTCGTGCGCACTCTCCCGCCCGTCCACGAAGCCGCTTTCCGCCGCCTGGCCCCGGAATTCGGCGACCGGGCCGAGTTCGTCCACCTCCACGCCTGGGTGCGCCGGTTCCTGACGGCGCGGGAGCGGCCCGTCGACGTCGACGCGCGCGGAGTGCGGACCGCGTTCGGCCGCGCCTGGTCCCGGCACCGCGCCGTGCTGGAGCCGATCGAACGGCACGACGAGTACTGGCGGACCGAGATCGACCGGGTCATCAAGGGCCGCGGGTTCACCACGCTCGAGCAGTACCGCCGCCCGGCCGTGCGGCGAGGGCGCGAGCTCCGGCTCGGCCCCGAGCAGAAGGCCGCGGTGTGGCAGTTCTACGAGACGTACCAGGAAATGCTCGCCGAGCGCGGGCTGCACGACTACAACGACGTGATCGACATCGCCCTGGCCGAGCTGCGGCGGCAGCCGCTGGAAACCCGCTACGCCGCCGTGGTCGTCGACGAGGTGCAGGACATCACCTTGAACGGGCTCCGGCTGATCAAGGAGCTGGCCGGCACCGGCCCGAACCAGCTCCTCCTGGTCGGCGACGGCCAGCAGCAGGTCTACCCGGGCGGCTGGCGGCTCTCCGACGCCGGCATCCCGGTCCTGGGGCGGGGCGAGGTGCTGCGGGTCAACTACCGCAACCGCACGGAAGTGCTGGCCTTCGCCCAGCGGTTCGACGCGCGCAACGAAGTCGACGACCTCGACGGTGCGTCCGGGGTCGCGTTGAAGAACGCGGAAGCGGGCAACACGGGTGGGACGGCGGTGTCCTGGCGCGGCACCGAAGCGGACCTCGCGGCGGAACTGACCCGGCGGATCGCCGGGCTGACGGCCCCGCTCGGGCAGACGGCCCTGATTCTCTTCCAGCGTCAGGATCTCGTGCGGTGCCGGCGGATCCTCCGCGAGGCCGGCATCCCCGTCCTGTCCCTCGACGACTACTCCGGGGCGCCCGACGACCACCTGAAGGTCGGCACCGTGCACCGGGCCAAGGGCCTCGACTTCCAGGCGGTCCTGGTCGTCGAGTTCCCGGCCAGGCCGGGCGAGAGCGGAGCGGCCGCGGAGGAGGCGTCGGAGCTGCGGGACCGGCAACGCCTCGTCGCGGCGACGCGAGCGCGCGACTTCCTCTGGTGGGGCGTCGTCGAAGAGAACGGGGACACGTTCGGCGCAGCCGGGTAA
- a CDS encoding DUF1684 domain-containing protein, with product MSTFTQQWQDWKAQRETDLAEPHGWLALVSLDWLTDSPREYPGIPGRWWQDADAAYVDPAGASLAHEGEPITGVRRFELVNSGAGTRVLAGDVEIEVARRSGYLIRVHDPKAEVLREFRGVPAYEPSPSWVLPGRFEPFGSPRPTTVGAVVEGLSHVYTAPGVVHFSHDGVSHTLTAFNGKDGGLSILFTDGTSGVTTYAANRSLPVGAPAADGSVELDFNRAVNLPCAFTDFATCPLPPAGNHLPFAVEAGEKTPYERG from the coding sequence ATGAGCACGTTCACCCAGCAGTGGCAGGACTGGAAGGCTCAGCGCGAGACCGACCTGGCCGAGCCGCACGGCTGGCTGGCGCTGGTTTCGCTGGACTGGCTGACCGACTCCCCCCGGGAGTACCCCGGCATCCCCGGCCGCTGGTGGCAGGATGCCGATGCGGCGTACGTCGACCCGGCGGGCGCTTCGCTGGCCCACGAAGGAGAACCGATCACCGGCGTCCGGCGGTTCGAGCTGGTCAACAGCGGCGCGGGCACCCGGGTGCTGGCCGGTGACGTCGAGATCGAGGTGGCCCGCCGTTCGGGGTACCTGATCCGCGTCCACGACCCCAAGGCCGAGGTGCTGCGCGAGTTCCGCGGCGTGCCGGCGTACGAGCCGTCGCCGTCCTGGGTGCTGCCCGGCCGGTTCGAGCCGTTCGGCTCGCCGCGGCCGACGACGGTCGGCGCCGTGGTGGAGGGCCTGAGCCACGTCTACACGGCACCGGGCGTGGTCCACTTCTCGCACGACGGCGTGTCGCACACGCTGACGGCGTTCAACGGCAAGGACGGCGGCCTCAGCATCCTGTTCACCGACGGGACGAGCGGCGTGACGACCTACGCGGCCAACCGCTCGCTGCCGGTCGGGGCACCGGCCGCGGACGGGTCGGTCGAGCTGGACTTCAACCGCGCGGTGAACCTGCCCTGCGCGTTCACGGACTTCGCGACGTGCCCGCTGCCGCCGGCGGGCAACCACCTGCCGTTCGCGGTCGAGGCGGGGGAGAAGACCCCGTACGAGCGCGGGTGA
- a CDS encoding Crp/Fnr family transcriptional regulator, protein MSGQDDTADGALLAHLADGDREYLLARGTRRRFRANAVVLMEGDPSDHVHVLVSGWVRVSTILEDGREVLFGLRGPGEVLGDLAAVTGRPRSASVRAIEPCTVFQLTGPDFVDVLHARPTIAVATIKTVAARLRNAESARVDSAAFDVSRRVAGVLVRLAEERGQTVPEGVVVDALSQEDIAAQIGAARRTVARALRVLRERGIVETGRRRFLIRELRVLRAFAHSEPNGTQHP, encoded by the coding sequence ATGAGCGGGCAAGACGACACGGCGGACGGGGCACTCCTGGCCCACCTCGCCGACGGCGATCGCGAATACCTGCTCGCCCGGGGCACCCGCCGCCGGTTCCGCGCGAACGCCGTCGTGCTCATGGAGGGCGACCCGTCCGACCACGTCCACGTGCTGGTGTCCGGCTGGGTGCGCGTCTCGACGATCCTCGAGGACGGCCGCGAGGTGCTCTTCGGGCTGCGTGGTCCCGGCGAGGTGCTGGGCGACCTCGCGGCGGTCACCGGGCGCCCGCGGTCGGCGTCGGTGCGCGCGATCGAACCCTGCACCGTCTTCCAGCTCACCGGGCCCGACTTCGTCGACGTCCTGCACGCCCGGCCCACGATCGCCGTCGCGACCATCAAGACGGTCGCGGCCCGGCTCCGCAACGCCGAATCCGCCCGGGTCGACTCGGCCGCCTTCGACGTCAGCCGGCGCGTGGCGGGGGTGTTGGTCCGGCTGGCCGAGGAACGCGGGCAGACCGTGCCGGAGGGCGTCGTCGTCGACGCGCTGTCGCAGGAGGACATCGCCGCACAGATCGGCGCGGCCCGGCGTACCGTCGCGCGGGCGCTGCGTGTGCTGCGGGAGCGCGGCATCGTCGAGACCGGCCGCCGCCGGTTCCTCATCCGCGAGCTCCGCGTCCTGCGGGCCTTCGCCCACTCTGAGCCAAACGGCACACAACACCCGTGA
- the rnhA gene encoding ribonuclease HI, producing MDVEIYTDGACSGNPGPGGWGAVLRYGRHERELYGGEATPTTNNRMELTAPIRALESLTRPSQVRVYTDSTYVRNGITQWLPRWKSNGWQTTARAPVKNADLWQRLDAAIGGHTVEWLWVKGHAGHPENERADRLAVRGVQEARERGKPVNAD from the coding sequence GTGGACGTGGAGATCTACACCGACGGAGCGTGCAGCGGGAACCCCGGACCGGGCGGCTGGGGCGCGGTGCTGCGCTACGGCAGGCACGAGCGCGAGCTGTACGGCGGCGAAGCCACGCCGACGACGAACAACCGCATGGAGCTGACGGCACCGATCCGCGCCCTGGAGAGCCTGACCCGGCCGTCCCAGGTGCGCGTGTACACGGACAGCACGTACGTGCGCAACGGCATCACGCAGTGGCTCCCCCGCTGGAAGAGCAACGGCTGGCAGACGACGGCGCGCGCCCCGGTGAAGAACGCGGACCTCTGGCAACGCCTCGACGCGGCGATCGGCGGCCACACGGTCGAGTGGCTCTGGGTCAAGGGCCACGCGGGACACCCGGAGAACGAGCGAGCGGACCGGCTTGCGGTGCGGGGTGTGCAGGAGGCACGGGAACGCGGAAAGCCGGTCAACGCGGATTAG
- a CDS encoding YchJ family protein: protein MPPAPCPCGLAESYADCCGRFHGGSLTAPTAELLMRSRFSAFAVGDTAYLLRTWHPDTRPRQLRLEPGQEWTRLEILGRSGGGLLHAEGTVEFRAHYRHRGRDGFLEENSRFRRNDGHWVYLDAEA, encoded by the coding sequence ATGCCTCCCGCTCCGTGCCCGTGCGGCCTCGCCGAGTCCTACGCCGACTGCTGCGGCCGGTTCCACGGCGGCAGCCTCACCGCTCCCACCGCCGAACTGCTGATGCGCTCGCGGTTCAGCGCCTTCGCCGTCGGCGACACCGCGTACCTGCTGCGCACCTGGCACCCGGACACGCGGCCGCGGCAGCTCCGGCTCGAGCCGGGCCAGGAGTGGACGCGGCTGGAGATCCTCGGCCGCAGCGGGGGCGGGCTGCTGCACGCCGAGGGCACCGTCGAGTTCCGGGCGCACTACCGCCACCGAGGCCGGGACGGCTTCCTCGAGGAGAACAGCCGCTTTCGCCGGAACGACGGCCACTG